GTAAAAGAAGAAATCAGCCATTTTAAAATGGTGCACGATAAAATTATTGAACGTGGTTGGGTTTTAGGGCGCGACAGACGTGATGATTATGTTATCGAATTGCTTAAGTTTTTTCCAAAAGGCGGCAGCAGAACCACACAGTTGGTGCATAGATTATTATATGCAGCTTTAATTGAAGCACGTAGTTGTGAACGCTTTAGATTGCTGTCGGAAACTTTAAAAGACAAAGAATTAGCTGCTTTTTACAAAAATCTTATGGTAAGTGAAGCCAACCATTATACCATGTTTTTAGGTTTTGCCAGACAATATGGCGAAAAAAAAGAAGTAGATACCAAATGGCAACAACTTCTTGAATATGAAGCAAAAATAATGTCTGATTTAGGAAAAAAAGAAACGGTACACGGTTAAACCCAGATTATGTAATAGAAAATTTATTACGACCTGAAATCTGAGTTAAAATTTGTAACCAACACCAATTTGAATATTCGTATTTTTAGCTTCAAATGGTAAATAATCGTCAAACACATTTGTAATACCATATGTGTATCTTAAATCTGCAAAAAGCATATGTGATAATTTATATTCTATGCCCGCAATACCCGAATACCCCATGTTTTTAGCGACATCGTCCACTTTATTAATTTTCAATCCAACTTGCGGACCAAGTGCAAAACGGATTTTTTCACTCAATCTAAATTTAAATAAAATGGGCGCTTGAATATAGTCTAAATGATATGCTTCAACTTTGGCTCCTTCAGCCGAAAACTGTAATTCAGGCACTAAAGAAACTGTTTTAGAAAAACGGATATCTCCAAAAAAACCAATATAAATACTGTTTCGGTGTTTGTTTTCCATGGTAGATGTCCCTTCAAAATCTAAATTTGAAATATTGTAACCACCTCTTACACCATATTTTACATCTTGAGTAAATCCATAAAATGAAAAACTAAGGAGTATTATTAATACTGTTTTTTTCATAACTAACTATTTATTGTTATTAATAAGTCTTATGCAATTCGCATTATAAAATCAATAGAAAAAATTAAATTTTAGTTAAACTCATTTCATAAGTTAATAGATTTGGGCTATAAATGAAGTCGTTTAAATTTTTAGCAATTTATTATGTACGAATATATGCTATAAAAATACAATGCTACAATTTTAAAAGGTAAAGTGCAAAATTTTACTGTGTATTGCTTGAAACGGTCTGATAATAAATACTTTTTATAATCCCATCTGCCAATCCTATTTTTGGAACATATATGTTTTTGGCACCACTCCATTTCATGGAAGATAGGTAAATACGCATAGCGGGAATAATAACGTCTGCCCTATCTTGATTTAAGTCCAGTTCGGTTATACGTTCTTCATAAGAATAGCTTTGAAGCAGTTGATAATACGATGTTAAATAGAAATATGTTA
This genomic window from Mariniflexile sp. TRM1-10 contains:
- a CDS encoding tRNA-(ms[2]io[6]A)-hydroxylase, which translates into the protein MLGLKLPTDPRWVNIVEKNIEEILTDHAFCEQKATSTAISLIVSFPEYTELVQEMTALVKEEISHFKMVHDKIIERGWVLGRDRRDDYVIELLKFFPKGGSRTTQLVHRLLYAALIEARSCERFRLLSETLKDKELAAFYKNLMVSEANHYTMFLGFARQYGEKKEVDTKWQQLLEYEAKIMSDLGKKETVHG
- a CDS encoding porin family protein; this encodes MKKTVLIILLSFSFYGFTQDVKYGVRGGYNISNLDFEGTSTMENKHRNSIYIGFFGDIRFSKTVSLVPELQFSAEGAKVEAYHLDYIQAPILFKFRLSEKIRFALGPQVGLKINKVDDVAKNMGYSGIAGIEYKLSHMLFADLRYTYGITNVFDDYLPFEAKNTNIQIGVGYKF